A window from Candidatus Dormiibacterota bacterium encodes these proteins:
- a CDS encoding antibiotic biosynthesis monooxygenase — translation MNREVRPTLGRCRPSRSKSSDSYLSRKERLMYVVVREYKVKSGQMDRIIQRIRDEIAPLIQEIPGFVGYTIATPSETELSSISFFLDKNGSDESTRVASESVKRVLADVVEGSPRVSSGEVIIRAGQPAKKAHFGIMRRFSMTPEQVRATLPKVRDGLIPILTGSAGFVAYSVADCGNGTVISLAAFENREAAEATSQRAMAWAEQTMRDIPDPEVIRAELKLRIVNDAALPKS, via the coding sequence GTGAACCGCGAAGTGCGGCCGACGCTCGGGAGGTGCAGGCCCAGCCGCAGCAAAAGCAGCGATTCTTATCTTTCACGGAAGGAGCGCCTGATGTATGTAGTTGTTCGCGAATACAAGGTCAAGTCTGGGCAAATGGATCGCATCATCCAGAGGATCCGCGACGAAATCGCGCCGCTGATTCAAGAGATCCCGGGCTTCGTCGGATACACGATCGCTACACCCAGTGAAACCGAACTCAGCTCGATAAGCTTCTTTCTAGACAAGAACGGAAGTGATGAATCGACGCGCGTCGCCTCCGAATCCGTCAAGCGCGTTCTCGCCGATGTCGTGGAAGGGTCACCGCGTGTGTCGAGCGGCGAAGTCATCATTCGAGCCGGGCAGCCTGCGAAGAAGGCTCATTTCGGGATTATGCGCCGTTTCTCCATGACGCCCGAGCAAGTGCGCGCAACCCTGCCGAAAGTACGCGACGGCCTTATACCGATTCTAACTGGTAGTGCGGGTTTTGTCGCGTATTCGGTAGCCGACTGCGGGAACGGGACAGTCATCTCGCTCGCGGCGTTCGAGAATCGCGAAGCAGCCGAGGCGACTTCGCAACGCGCGATGGCCTGGGCCGAACAAACGATGCGAGATATCCCGGATCCTGAGGTCATCCGCGCCGAACTCAAGCTGCGCATCGTGAACGATGCTGCTCTCCCAAAGTCGTGA